The following are encoded in a window of Anas platyrhynchos isolate ZD024472 breed Pekin duck chromosome 30, IASCAAS_PekinDuck_T2T, whole genome shotgun sequence genomic DNA:
- the LOC139999895 gene encoding structure-specific endonuclease subunit SLX1-like, protein MSLRAVYLLRSAAPGARGGAYVGFTLDPERRLRQHNAGRRRGGARRTSGRGPWEMELYVHGFPSDVAALRFEWAWQHPAASRRLPAVSPRRRREQPIAFALRLLPRLLRAPPWSRLPLRLRWLRPPPDPAPGPAPPPHITVEVDPRGLRPRPPRRKATPPAALATPPGDCSLCGLPCEGPDSAPLQCPRPGCPAVTHALCLAPHFLREEPRELLPLRGACPGCQQDVLWGELIRHAHGYHDDEEEEAGLQDPELGHWTDELLLRRGAGPGRGSAPSCTS, encoded by the exons ATGTCGCTGCGGGCCGTGTACCTGCTGCGCTCCGCCGCCCCCGGGGCCCGCGGCGGGGCCTACGTCGGCTTCACGCTGGACCCGGAGCGGCGCCTGCGGCAGCACAACGCGGGGAGGCGGCGCGGGGGGGCCCGGAGGACGAGCGGCCGCGGGCCCTG GGAGATGGAGCTCTACGTGCACGGCTTCCCGTCCGACGTGGCGGCGCTGAGG TTCGAGTGGGCGTGGCAGCACCCCGCGGCCTCTCGCCGTTTGCCGGCCGTGTCCCCGCGGCGCCGCCGGGAGCAGCCAATCGCCTTCGCCCTGCGGCTGCTGCCCCGCCTCCTGCGCGCCCCGCCCTGGAGCCGCCTCCCCCTGCGCCTCCGCTGGCTCCGCCCCCCGCCTGaccccgcccccggcccggccccaccCCCCCACATCACTGTCGAGGTGGATCCCCGTGGGCTGAGGCCACGCCCCCCGAGGAGGAAGGCCACGCCCCCCGCTGCCTTGGCCACGCCCCCCGGTGACTGCAGCCTGTGCGGGCTGCCCTGTGAG GGCCCTGACTCCGCCCCCCTGCAGTGCCCGCGGCCCGGCTGCCCGGCGGTGACCCACGCCCTGTGCCTGGCCCCCCACTTCCTGCGGGAGGAGCCCCGCGAGCTGCTGCCCCTGCGCGGGGCCTGCCCCGG ctgccagcaggacGTGCTGTGGGGGGAGCTGATTCGCCACGCCCACGGTTACCATGacgacgaggaggaggaggcggggcTGCAGGACCCCGAGCTG gGTCACTGGACAGACGAGCTGCTGCTGcgccggggggcggggcctggccGAGGCTCCGCCCCCTCCTGCACAtcttaa